One region of Takifugu flavidus isolate HTHZ2018 chromosome 14, ASM371156v2, whole genome shotgun sequence genomic DNA includes:
- the mink1 gene encoding misshapen-like kinase 1 isoform X4: MTENAPTRSLDDIDLAALRDPAGIFELVEVVGNGTYGQVYKGRHVKTGQLAAIKVMDVTEEEEEEIKAEINMLKKYSHHRNIATYYGAFVKKSPPGHDDQLWLVMEFCGAGSVTDLVKNTKGSSLKEDWIAYICREILRGLSHLHAHKVIHRDIKGQNVLLTENAEVKLVDFGVSAQLDRTVGRRNTFIGTPYWMAPEVIACDENPDSTYDYRSDIWSLGITAIEMAEGAPPLCDMHPMRALFLIPRNPPPKLKSKKWSKKFIDFIEGCLVKTYPSRPSTEQLLKHSFIRDQPTERQVRIQLKDHIDRTRKKRGEKEETEYEYSGSDEEEENRGDDRESSSILNVPGESTLRRDFQRLQQENKERSEAHKRQQAQLAAQRRDPEEHKRQLLHDRQKRIEEQKEQRRRIEEQQRKEREMVRQQEKGPHRRLDDMRREEDRRLAEREQEYKRKQLEEQRQSERLQRQLQQEHAYLVSLQQQQEKKPQLYHYNKNLDPNNKPTWAREVEERSKLNRQGSPKICTTVSDTAIQSRSDSISQSGVAQSQTPPMQRPVEPQGGQGKFQMAHLVPLKPYAAPVPRSQSLCDQPTKTMSAFPTQDPSLTPTPRPNHSRELVRQNSDPTSEIPAPQAHLIREDRGPWIRLPDVELPPKIPQRTASIATALNTNLSSGIRHPVRASNPDLSRNDRWERGDSMSVISNLPQTGSLERHRILSSSKMDSPILSHDSRHKPGESRTSSRPGRPASYKRAIGEDHGLFAKERAEEQPRPPVKANDYSSSSESSESSEECESGEGVEEEESPTDRHRDADTDSVNTMVVHEDEGEGGEEEQAGGYGDQTMLVQRTPEKRNHNGYTNLPDVVQPSHSPTDSASHSSPGKDSVYDYQSRGLVKASGKSSFTTFVDLGMYQSPGGTGDNMSLSGSRFEQLKMEVRKGSMVNVNPTNTRPPNDTPEIRKYKKRFNSEILCAALWGVNLLVGTENGLKLLDRSGQGKVYPLINSRRFQQMDVLEGLNLLITISGKKNKVRVYYLAWLRNKILHNDPEVEKKQGWTTVGEMEGCVHYKVVKYERIKFLVIALKNAVEVYAWAPKPYHKFMAFKSFSDLPHRPVLVDLTVEEGQRLKVIYGSCAGFHAIDVDSGNNYDIYIPVHIQSQVTPHAIVFLPSSDGMEMLLCYEDEGVYVNTYGRIIKDVVLQWGEMPTSVAHICSNQIMGWGEKAIEIRSVETGHLDGVFMHKRAQRLKFLCERNDKVFFASVRSGGSSQVYFMTLNRNCIMNW; encoded by the exons ATGACTGAAAACGCCCCCACACGAAGCCTGGATGACATCGACCTCGCTGCTCTGAGG GATCCAGCAGGAATATTTGAGCTGGTGGAGGTTGTGGGCAATGGGACGTACGGACAGGTGTACAAG GGCCGTCACGTGAAGACTGGCCAGCTGGCTGCCATCAAAGTGATGGAtgtgacggaggaggaggaagaggagatcaAAGCTGAAATCAACATGCTGAAGAAATACAGTCACCATCGCAACATAGCCACTTACTACGGTGCCTTTGTCAAGAAGAGTCCCCCAGGACATGACGACCAGCTTTGG CTGGTGATGGAGTTTTGTGGCGCAGGATCAGTGACCGACCTTGTGAAAAACACCAAGGGCAGCTCTCTTAAGGAGGACTGGATTGCGTACATCTGCAGAGAAATTCTGAGG GGCCTTTCCCACCTCCATGCCCATAAAGTCATTCACAGAGATATCAAAGGGCAGAATGTGCTGCTGACGGAGAACGCTGAAGTCAAACTTG TTGATTTTGGAGTGAGCGCTCAGTTGGACAGGACTGTTGGACGTAGAAACACTTTCATCGGCACGCCGTATTGGATGGCTCCTGAAGTTATCGCCTGTGACGAGAATCCTGATTCCACCTATGACTACAGG AGCGATATCTGGTCTTTGGGGATCACGGCCATCGAGATGGCAGAGGGAGCTCCTC cCTTGTGTGACATGCACCCTATGAGGGCCCTCTTCCTGATTCCCAGGAATCCCCCACCGAAACTGAAGTCCAAAAAATG GTCCAAGAAGTTCATAGACTTCATAGAAGGATGCCTTGTGAAGACGTATCCCAGCCGTCCATCTACAGAGCAGCTGCTCAAACATTCATTTATACGAGACCAGCCCACAGAGCGCCAGGTCCGAATCCAACTCAAAGATCACATTGATCGTACCCGCAAGAAACGGGGAGAAAAAG AGGAAACAGAGTATGAGTACAGTGgtagtgatgaagaggaggaaaaccgTGGCGATGACAGAGAGTCGAG CTCAATCCTTAATGTACCTGGTGAGTCCACACTGAGGAGGGACTTCCAGCGTCTTCAGCAGGAGAACAAAGAGCGCTCCGAGGCCCACaagaggcagcaggcccagcTTGCTGCTCAACGTCGAGACCCCGAGGAACACAAGAGGCAACTTTTGCACGATAGACAGAAACGAATCGAAGAGCAGAAGGAACAGCGTCGTCGAATTGAAGAG CAACAGAGGAAAGAGCGAGAGATGGTGAGGCAGCAAGAAAAAGGTCCCCATCGGAGACTTGATGATATGAGACGGGAAGAGGACAGAAGGTTGGCAGAAAGGGAGCAG GAGTATAAACGCAAGCAGCTGGAAGAGCAGCGTCAGTCAGAGAGACTGcagaggcagctgcagcaggaacatgcCTACCTGGTGtctctgcaacagcagcaagaaaagAAGCCCCAGCTCTACCATTATAACAAGAATCTggacccaaacaacaaacccaCCTGGGCCCGTGAG GTGGAGGAGCGAAGTAAACTCAACAGACAGGGCTCTCCTAAAATCTGCACCACTGTCTCCGACACTGCTATCCAGTCACGCTCCGACTCTATCAGCCAATCGGGAGTTGCCCAGTCTCAAACTCCACCCATGCAGAGACCTGTGGAGCCCCAAGGGGGACAAGGAAAG TTTCAGATGGCTCACTTGGTTCCCCTCAAGCCTTACGCTGCACCTGTCCCCCGCTCGCAGTCACTCTGTGACCAGCCTACTAAGACCATGTCCGCCTTTCCCACCCAGGATCCTTCCCTTACACCCACACCCCGTCCCAACCACTCCAGAGAGTTAGTGCGTCAAAACTCAGACCCCACTTCAGAAATTCCAGCACCACAGGCACACCTCATCAGAGAGGATCGCGGCCCCTGGATACGCCTGCCAGATGTGGAGCTTCCACCTAAG ATTCCCCAGAGAACGGCATCTATTGCCACAGCTCTCAACACCAACCTTTCCTCGGGGATCAGGCATCCAGTAAGAGCAAG TAATCCAGATCTCAGCCGCAATGATCGTTGGGAGCGAGGGGACAGCATGAGCGTCATATCCAATCTCCCTCAGACTGGATCACTTGAGAGGCATCGCATCCTGA GCTCATCCAAAATGGATTCACCCATTCTCTCCCATGATAGCCGTCACAAGCCAGGGGAGTCTCGCACCTCTTCCCGCCCTGGGCGTCCCGCT AGTTACAAGAGGGCTATAGGGGAG GACCATGGCCTCTTTGCCAAAGAGCGTGCCGAAGAACAGCCACGGCCACCCGTCAAAGCCAACGATTACTCTTCCTCTTCTGAGAGCAGTGAGAGCAGTGAGGAATGTGAGAGTGGTGAGGgggtagaggaagaagaaagccCCACAGATCG TCACCGGGATGCAGACACTGACTCAGTCAACACTATGGTGGTTCATGAAGATGAAGGCGAgggtggagaggaagagcaAGCTGGAGGCTATGGAGATCAGACTATGTTGGTGCAGAGG ACCCCAGAGAAGCGCAACCATAACGGGTACACTAACTTGCCAGATGTGGTTCAGCCTTCCCACTCCCCCACTGATTCGGCCTCTCATTCTTCCCCTGGGAAGGACTCTGTTTATGAT TATCAGTCCAGAGGTTTGGTCAAAGCATCTGGAAAGTCCTCCTTTACGACCTTTGTGGATCTGGGAATGTACCAATCACCAGGAGGAACTGGAGATAACATGTCTCTGTCTG GCTCCAGGTTTGAGCAGCTGAAGATGGAAGTGCGAAAAGGATCGATGGTGAATgttaatcccaccaacacgcgtCCGCCCAACGACACACCTGAGATCCGCAAATACAAGAAGAGATTCAACTCAGAAATCCTGTGTGCAGCACTCTGGG GCGTAAACCTTTTGGTGGGTACCGAGAATGGTTTAAAGTTGCTGGACCGCAGCGGCCAGGGCAAAGTCTACCCCCTCATCAACTCCCGAAGATTCCAACAAATGGACGTGCTCGAGGGTCTCAATCTGCTCATCACCATATCAG GCAAGAAAAATAAGGTGCGTGTGTATTACCTGGCCTGGCTGAGGAATAAGATCCTCCACAATGACCCTGAGGTGGAGAAGAAACAAGGCTGGACCACagtgggggagatggagggcTGTGTACACTACAAAGTGG TCAAGTACGAGAGGATAAAGTTCCTGGTTATCGCCTTGAAGAATGCTGTGGAAGTGTACGCGTGGGCACCTAAACCTTATCACAAATTCATGGCCTTCAAG TCTTTTTCAGACCTGCCTCACAGGCCCGTCCTGGTGGACCTGACAGTTGAAGAGGggcagaggttaaaggtcatttaTGGTTCTTGCGCTGGTTTCCATGCCATTGATGTAGATTCTGGAAACAACTATGACATTTATATTCCAGTTCAC ATCCAGAGCCAAGTGACGCCACATGCCATAGTGTTCCTGCCCAGCTCCGATGGTATGGAAATGCTTTTGTGCTACGAGGACGAAGGCGTCTACGTCAACACCTACGGCCGGATCATTAAGGACGTGGTCCTGCAGTGGGGCGAGATGCCCACTTCTGTTG CTCACATCTGCTCCAATCAGATCATGGGATGGGGAGAGAAGGCCATTGAGATCAGATCGGTGGAGACCGGCCACCTCGATGGCGTCTTCATGCACAAAAGAGCTCAGAGGCTGAAGTTCCTCTGTGAGAGAAATGATAAG GTGTTCTTTGCATCCGTGCGTTCTGGGGGCAGCAGCCAGGTGTACTTCATGACCCTGAACAGGAACTGCATCATGAACTGGTGA
- the mink1 gene encoding misshapen-like kinase 1 isoform X6: protein MTENAPTRSLDDIDLAALRDPAGIFELVEVVGNGTYGQVYKGRHVKTGQLAAIKVMDVTEEEEEEIKAEINMLKKYSHHRNIATYYGAFVKKSPPGHDDQLWLVMEFCGAGSVTDLVKNTKGSSLKEDWIAYICREILRGLSHLHAHKVIHRDIKGQNVLLTENAEVKLVDFGVSAQLDRTVGRRNTFIGTPYWMAPEVIACDENPDSTYDYRSDIWSLGITAIEMAEGAPPLCDMHPMRALFLIPRNPPPKLKSKKWSKKFIDFIEGCLVKTYPSRPSTEQLLKHSFIRDQPTERQVRIQLKDHIDRTRKKRGEKEETEYEYSGSDEEEENRGDDRESSSILNVPGESTLRRDFQRLQQENKERSEAHKRQQAQLAAQRRDPEEHKRQLLHDRQKRIEEQKEQRRRIEEQQRKEREMVRQQEKGPHRRLDDMRREEDRRLAEREQEFIRHKLEEEQRQLEILQQQLLQEQALLMEYKRKQLEEQRQSERLQRQLQQEHAYLVSLQQQQEKKPQLYHYNKNLDPNNKPTWAREVEERSKLNRQGSPKICTTVSDTAIQSRSDSISQSGVAQSQTPPMQRPVEPQGGQGKFQMAHLVPLKPYAAPVPRSQSLCDQPTKTMSAFPTQDPSLTPTPRPNHSRELVRQNSDPTSEIPAPQAHLIREDRGPWIRLPDVELPPKIPQRTASIATALNTNLSSGIRHPVRASNPDLSRNDRWERGDSMSVISNLPQTGSLERHRILSSSKMDSPILSHDSRHKPGESRTSSRPGRPASYKRAIGEDHGLFAKERAEEQPRPPVKANDYSSSSESSESSEECESGEGVEEEESPTDRHRDADTDSVNTMVVHEDEGEGGEEEQAGGYGDQTMLVQRDSVYDYQSRGLVKASGKSSFTTFVDLGMYQSPGGTGDNMSLSGSRFEQLKMEVRKGSMVNVNPTNTRPPNDTPEIRKYKKRFNSEILCAALWGVNLLVGTENGLKLLDRSGQGKVYPLINSRRFQQMDVLEGLNLLITISGKKNKVRVYYLAWLRNKILHNDPEVEKKQGWTTVGEMEGCVHYKVVKYERIKFLVIALKNAVEVYAWAPKPYHKFMAFKSFSDLPHRPVLVDLTVEEGQRLKVIYGSCAGFHAIDVDSGNNYDIYIPVHIQSQVTPHAIVFLPSSDGMEMLLCYEDEGVYVNTYGRIIKDVVLQWGEMPTSVAHICSNQIMGWGEKAIEIRSVETGHLDGVFMHKRAQRLKFLCERNDKVFFASVRSGGSSQVYFMTLNRNCIMNW, encoded by the exons ATGACTGAAAACGCCCCCACACGAAGCCTGGATGACATCGACCTCGCTGCTCTGAGG GATCCAGCAGGAATATTTGAGCTGGTGGAGGTTGTGGGCAATGGGACGTACGGACAGGTGTACAAG GGCCGTCACGTGAAGACTGGCCAGCTGGCTGCCATCAAAGTGATGGAtgtgacggaggaggaggaagaggagatcaAAGCTGAAATCAACATGCTGAAGAAATACAGTCACCATCGCAACATAGCCACTTACTACGGTGCCTTTGTCAAGAAGAGTCCCCCAGGACATGACGACCAGCTTTGG CTGGTGATGGAGTTTTGTGGCGCAGGATCAGTGACCGACCTTGTGAAAAACACCAAGGGCAGCTCTCTTAAGGAGGACTGGATTGCGTACATCTGCAGAGAAATTCTGAGG GGCCTTTCCCACCTCCATGCCCATAAAGTCATTCACAGAGATATCAAAGGGCAGAATGTGCTGCTGACGGAGAACGCTGAAGTCAAACTTG TTGATTTTGGAGTGAGCGCTCAGTTGGACAGGACTGTTGGACGTAGAAACACTTTCATCGGCACGCCGTATTGGATGGCTCCTGAAGTTATCGCCTGTGACGAGAATCCTGATTCCACCTATGACTACAGG AGCGATATCTGGTCTTTGGGGATCACGGCCATCGAGATGGCAGAGGGAGCTCCTC cCTTGTGTGACATGCACCCTATGAGGGCCCTCTTCCTGATTCCCAGGAATCCCCCACCGAAACTGAAGTCCAAAAAATG GTCCAAGAAGTTCATAGACTTCATAGAAGGATGCCTTGTGAAGACGTATCCCAGCCGTCCATCTACAGAGCAGCTGCTCAAACATTCATTTATACGAGACCAGCCCACAGAGCGCCAGGTCCGAATCCAACTCAAAGATCACATTGATCGTACCCGCAAGAAACGGGGAGAAAAAG AGGAAACAGAGTATGAGTACAGTGgtagtgatgaagaggaggaaaaccgTGGCGATGACAGAGAGTCGAG CTCAATCCTTAATGTACCTGGTGAGTCCACACTGAGGAGGGACTTCCAGCGTCTTCAGCAGGAGAACAAAGAGCGCTCCGAGGCCCACaagaggcagcaggcccagcTTGCTGCTCAACGTCGAGACCCCGAGGAACACAAGAGGCAACTTTTGCACGATAGACAGAAACGAATCGAAGAGCAGAAGGAACAGCGTCGTCGAATTGAAGAG CAACAGAGGAAAGAGCGAGAGATGGTGAGGCAGCAAGAAAAAGGTCCCCATCGGAGACTTGATGATATGAGACGGGAAGAGGACAGAAGGTTGGCAGAAAGGGAGCAG GAGTTTATTCGACATAAGTTAGAAGAAGAACAGCGACAATTAGAaatccttcagcagcagctgcttcaggagcAAGCATTGCTTATG GAGTATAAACGCAAGCAGCTGGAAGAGCAGCGTCAGTCAGAGAGACTGcagaggcagctgcagcaggaacatgcCTACCTGGTGtctctgcaacagcagcaagaaaagAAGCCCCAGCTCTACCATTATAACAAGAATCTggacccaaacaacaaacccaCCTGGGCCCGTGAG GTGGAGGAGCGAAGTAAACTCAACAGACAGGGCTCTCCTAAAATCTGCACCACTGTCTCCGACACTGCTATCCAGTCACGCTCCGACTCTATCAGCCAATCGGGAGTTGCCCAGTCTCAAACTCCACCCATGCAGAGACCTGTGGAGCCCCAAGGGGGACAAGGAAAG TTTCAGATGGCTCACTTGGTTCCCCTCAAGCCTTACGCTGCACCTGTCCCCCGCTCGCAGTCACTCTGTGACCAGCCTACTAAGACCATGTCCGCCTTTCCCACCCAGGATCCTTCCCTTACACCCACACCCCGTCCCAACCACTCCAGAGAGTTAGTGCGTCAAAACTCAGACCCCACTTCAGAAATTCCAGCACCACAGGCACACCTCATCAGAGAGGATCGCGGCCCCTGGATACGCCTGCCAGATGTGGAGCTTCCACCTAAG ATTCCCCAGAGAACGGCATCTATTGCCACAGCTCTCAACACCAACCTTTCCTCGGGGATCAGGCATCCAGTAAGAGCAAG TAATCCAGATCTCAGCCGCAATGATCGTTGGGAGCGAGGGGACAGCATGAGCGTCATATCCAATCTCCCTCAGACTGGATCACTTGAGAGGCATCGCATCCTGA GCTCATCCAAAATGGATTCACCCATTCTCTCCCATGATAGCCGTCACAAGCCAGGGGAGTCTCGCACCTCTTCCCGCCCTGGGCGTCCCGCT AGTTACAAGAGGGCTATAGGGGAG GACCATGGCCTCTTTGCCAAAGAGCGTGCCGAAGAACAGCCACGGCCACCCGTCAAAGCCAACGATTACTCTTCCTCTTCTGAGAGCAGTGAGAGCAGTGAGGAATGTGAGAGTGGTGAGGgggtagaggaagaagaaagccCCACAGATCG TCACCGGGATGCAGACACTGACTCAGTCAACACTATGGTGGTTCATGAAGATGAAGGCGAgggtggagaggaagagcaAGCTGGAGGCTATGGAGATCAGACTATGTTGGTGCAGAGG GACTCTGTTTATGAT TATCAGTCCAGAGGTTTGGTCAAAGCATCTGGAAAGTCCTCCTTTACGACCTTTGTGGATCTGGGAATGTACCAATCACCAGGAGGAACTGGAGATAACATGTCTCTGTCTG GCTCCAGGTTTGAGCAGCTGAAGATGGAAGTGCGAAAAGGATCGATGGTGAATgttaatcccaccaacacgcgtCCGCCCAACGACACACCTGAGATCCGCAAATACAAGAAGAGATTCAACTCAGAAATCCTGTGTGCAGCACTCTGGG GCGTAAACCTTTTGGTGGGTACCGAGAATGGTTTAAAGTTGCTGGACCGCAGCGGCCAGGGCAAAGTCTACCCCCTCATCAACTCCCGAAGATTCCAACAAATGGACGTGCTCGAGGGTCTCAATCTGCTCATCACCATATCAG GCAAGAAAAATAAGGTGCGTGTGTATTACCTGGCCTGGCTGAGGAATAAGATCCTCCACAATGACCCTGAGGTGGAGAAGAAACAAGGCTGGACCACagtgggggagatggagggcTGTGTACACTACAAAGTGG TCAAGTACGAGAGGATAAAGTTCCTGGTTATCGCCTTGAAGAATGCTGTGGAAGTGTACGCGTGGGCACCTAAACCTTATCACAAATTCATGGCCTTCAAG TCTTTTTCAGACCTGCCTCACAGGCCCGTCCTGGTGGACCTGACAGTTGAAGAGGggcagaggttaaaggtcatttaTGGTTCTTGCGCTGGTTTCCATGCCATTGATGTAGATTCTGGAAACAACTATGACATTTATATTCCAGTTCAC ATCCAGAGCCAAGTGACGCCACATGCCATAGTGTTCCTGCCCAGCTCCGATGGTATGGAAATGCTTTTGTGCTACGAGGACGAAGGCGTCTACGTCAACACCTACGGCCGGATCATTAAGGACGTGGTCCTGCAGTGGGGCGAGATGCCCACTTCTGTTG CTCACATCTGCTCCAATCAGATCATGGGATGGGGAGAGAAGGCCATTGAGATCAGATCGGTGGAGACCGGCCACCTCGATGGCGTCTTCATGCACAAAAGAGCTCAGAGGCTGAAGTTCCTCTGTGAGAGAAATGATAAG GTGTTCTTTGCATCCGTGCGTTCTGGGGGCAGCAGCCAGGTGTACTTCATGACCCTGAACAGGAACTGCATCATGAACTGGTGA